The following proteins are co-located in the Thermoanaerobaculia bacterium genome:
- a CDS encoding class I SAM-dependent methyltransferase, with translation MKTESAVRDKAEAKRPVKERQKTYDREYFDRWYRRDASRIEGPSALRRRVALAVAMAERFLERPIRSALDVGCGEGRWRTELLRLRPKLFYQGVEPSAYAVNRFGKRRNIVQGGFTDLESLNLDGPFDLVICADVLHYLEVDAIERGLAALVTLTGGLAYLELLTNQEEVEGDQLALKLRPPSLYQKLFSSFGLTGVGCHGWLAPDLAELPAALERSSQACAAPHLD, from the coding sequence GTGAAAACTGAGAGCGCGGTTCGAGACAAGGCAGAAGCGAAAAGACCAGTAAAGGAAAGGCAAAAGACCTACGATCGCGAGTACTTCGACCGCTGGTACCGGCGCGACGCGAGCCGCATCGAAGGCCCGTCGGCCCTGCGCCGCAGAGTGGCGCTGGCGGTGGCGATGGCCGAGCGCTTCCTCGAGCGCCCGATCCGCTCGGCGCTCGACGTCGGCTGCGGCGAAGGGAGGTGGCGCACCGAGCTCCTGCGATTGCGCCCGAAGCTCTTCTATCAAGGAGTCGAACCCTCGGCCTATGCCGTCAATCGGTTCGGCAAACGCCGTAACATCGTCCAGGGAGGCTTCACCGATCTCGAGAGCCTGAACCTGGACGGACCGTTCGATCTGGTGATCTGCGCCGACGTCCTGCACTACCTCGAAGTCGATGCCATCGAGAGAGGACTAGCGGCGCTCGTCACGCTGACCGGAGGCCTCGCCTACCTGGAGCTCCTGACGAACCAGGAAGAGGTGGAGGGCGACCAGCTGGCGCTGAAACTGCGACCGCCCTCCCTTTACCAGAAGCTTTTTTCTTCTTTCGGCCTTACCGGCGTCGGCTGCCACGGCTGGCTTGCGCCGGATCTCGCCGAGCTGCCTGCGGCACTCGAGCGCAGCAGCCAGGCCTGCGCAGCTCCCCACCTCGATTAG